The sequence below is a genomic window from Temnothorax longispinosus isolate EJ_2023e unplaced genomic scaffold, Tlon_JGU_v1 HiC_scaffold_14, whole genome shotgun sequence.
TCGAATGAAGGAAACAGAAGAGCAAGGTTTACCTAGCTTTGCTAGAAGCCCTTGCTTGAATGTCATATGCAGAGAACATCATAACAACAACAATGTGAAGGAATTCCTGTAGAATGTGACGAATATCGGCTCAGTGTATTTTGAACTGTGCTTCGGATATTATCGATTCTAGCCTGTTACTTATACATCATTTTCAACAAGATACCATAACGCATAGATAttggaaattataaattttgatttataacttttcaatttcttttctttattagtCTCTTGTGACAAATCGGAattcaaattctttttctatattgtttctttatatacgtataacgtaaatactttttcaatttatttctacttacataaattaaataatttgttaacatttaaaaatttcttttatttcttgtataaaaaattttcattttctttgctactttttataaatctgttattaataacttaattGTTCTTTATGTTGGAGAATAAATCAGTGCAAAAAAAGTGTTAATCAGTGCAAAAAAAGTGTTAAAACCATAAAGGAGATACATTTTGTAAGAAGTGATTGCTAAACAACAgaaaaggtaaaataaaataagttaaataccacaaaaacacaaatttgataaatatataatttccttcCTTCCAAGACAAAGAGTCCAAAATTTGAAATGGATATGTTGAGCGATTCCATAGACAATACGTCCGTTGACATGAGGCACTTACAAATTGATAATGATAGCAGATTACGTACTGGAGAAATATACGATTCTGGAAGTTCTAGcggaaatataatattatctcagCGTTCTGGTCTTAGTGCCACAAATTCTACTGGTGCAGAAAATCCTACgcaaattcaaagaaatagtTTATCTGCAGCAGAAAAAGAACTCATCGATGCATGCCAAAAAACTTCTTACTTAGATGGCCGTTTTTTTGACGTTGTCGTAGAAGACTCAAACATAACTGGACACATAACTGCAAAATGCGTAAATTGCGCGACGATTGTTCAAGGAGATTTAAaagtttcttcaaattttgtGCGTCATTTaaaggtaaattttatttatttgtagaacaatacaatttctaaaatgactatatgtttatatattttgtaataataatttttatagagaaaACATCCTGAAAAGATTTCGGAATATGATGCTCATAAATTATCGAAACAAAGAAGAATAAGTGAATCCGAAATTATTCGACGAGTTACATGCAGGTTTTCACaagaaaagtttgaaaataatgtaactcATTTCTTACTGGACAACCAGCTGTCCCTTCAAACAGTTGAGAATCCGGCGTTTCGCAAAATGTTTGATggtaagatttaattaaaatatttttgattataaaaataagtaacataagattgatttttttacttgtttcgcatattttgtaatgtaaataatgtgaaatagcgttttgtttacatttagctatatatttattaattttattattaaatacaagaaatatttaattcatatatacaataataaataataataaaaaattgtaattttaagtatttatccTGACAACACACAAATTATACtaatatagatttttgtaTATAGCATTGTTATCGTTATGAGACACATTCATTTAtcttaaaagtttatttatacgttttttatttgtttttgcttcctcatagaggaagctttgttttcgtgaatttcgtatatgaacctttgattgcgtataaagttgggtctaatcaaccaaatttaaatgatttatatatgaaataggggtagaagaaaccaacgaagagattggtttttgagttttttccGCCAATATGTTTAGATTGTTGTAAAtctctctatgaggaagccaaaaaaataaatactaataattatacattaaataaaataaaagcttactcatagaggagctttgtgagcgaaggtttctactttcacacttaaaaactataaagaagcaatgtgcaagtttctacttgcacacttaataactatgaggaagcaatgtgcaagttctacttgcacactttttatAGTtacttttcttaaataaaattgtaaaataattctcttaattaaaaattaatgtacaatatgttaatttgttttagatttaaaaatcaagCATGGTAATCAACCGTTGAAACATATGACCCGTTATACAGTGGGTAAAAGGGTGAATGACTTACATAATAAACAAGTCAGTGAAATACGTAAAGCGATGAACAGTGCACGTTACGTTTGCACAACAGCCGACATTTGGACTGGTTCAAATAGGAGATTTCTAGGTGTTACTGCTCACTGGGTAAGAAATGTGTTATTTgcataagatataattaaactaacTGTCAACATAActaaatagtaattattagATTTCTATAcgattgtttataaaaacttataatattaatcaacAGATTGACGAAAAAACTCTAGACAGAAAATCGGCAGCTTTAGCATGTAGGCGATTTCCCGGAACTCATTCGTTTGACAATATTGCGGAGATGTTAGAAGGAATCCATACAACATTTGGATTAACatgtgataaaattatagCTACAATTACGGATAATGGATCTAACTTTGTGAAGGCTTTCCAAGAATTTGGTATAGATGACCCAGAATGTTTTTCACAAggtgattaaaatattcatatgcgataaagttaaaaagtacGGGCACGGCTAGGTTACGAATCTAATTTGGAAAATATGCCATAAGCAGGTTCTGAACAACTTTTAGTTTGTTTTAGTTATTCGAaagtaagatatattttttttcatatttagcttttctttaattatttttaaattgttgttctaaattaaattatcaaccaatttttaaacgtgacactttattttttttcaaagtctATAGATTAAGAATAATTGTGTCAGTTCATTGAAACTTATTATAGCTTCTTCAAACATTGTTGttttatctaatatattaattgacatGTTAAAGATTCAAAAGaagttttactttataataattttacgtcaaatttattaactaactatacgtaccttttttgtagagcgtaaaattatctacaataaagATCTacaacatttatcgtcaagtcagtcgtttagcttgcacgcgccgtcaaagtccgagactcggatctcgaaaaccctcgatttcatcgttttttttatgttacgtcggtgatttttttccgtcatttaaaatggaattaaaagtccccaaaaaatcacacatcatctgagaactacaaagaatacttttcatggtgtaatcgattttttagaccctttttctttagtttgtagttatgtaaacaaaaaattttgattttttggaatAGTCGTGGTTGCAACCTGGGAAAAGTAATTGGAAGGTTAACCCCCTAAATTAgtctaatatgactggccTATTAACGATAAATCGTATAACATATACAGGGGATAGACAGAATAATGTGAACACCTGGGAAATGCActccttttttaattaataaaaaattataatttcttattaataaaaaagtagtgCATTTCCCAGGTGTTCATATTATTCTGTCCATCTCctgtatatcatatattatgaACATAATATACACACTCACacgcacatatatacattaggGTGGCTCTTATTTCTCAAGGTTTGAATTTTCTTCGCGCTACCTCTCAGTTTGGTTccatttatgaaaaaataatctgtgtaaaatttcagctTAATCGGATAAAGGGAAAGGGTGCCCCCACTGCCCCCAGAAccttaaaaatcataaaatcacagaaaaaattaattttatttgtttatcttgcaaagtattaattatatccaaaaaagtgttatacaaaagttgtagatctattaaaaatgcacATATTATCATCTACCACTTTTTCTCGTACGACTAACTATTTccgagaaaaatgtaaaaatcacttctttttattacaaatcttGACGCTGAGCGGCTGAGATAAagtctcttttttataatctggAAACTTTCGGCGATAATCACTTACAATCTGAAGCACATACTGTTTCTGTTGctcatttttcgaaaataatttattataatcttccATAAGCTTGACCCCTCTCTCAGCCGAATCATTTACAACTCtcaatttatttactaattccagaccttttacaaaactttcatttttatgCCACGTCAACGGTTCTGTCTTAAGGAATTCATCATTCAAGTcaaatcttttgaaaaatcttctAGTTTCGGTGGAAACAAATTGTTCAATTCCgttgttaataatttctgggattttatcgatttgtacttttattcgcttcttatttttgtttgatgaTTCTGTTTCGCGATTCAAAAAAAtgaccatttttatttttgattcaAATGATAAATTTGTATCAAAGAAAGCTAATACGACAACTTCAGGGCTCAAATACCATAAATGATTGATAGTTTTTGTAAAGCAACACGAGAGATACCACGATCAACAGCTTGATattcaaaaagtttcgaaaGAACCCTGAAATCCAGATACGGTGCTTTGATTGCAGAAGGCGCACAAAACCATGCTTTGACATACACACTGATaagaaagatacaaatatcacAGATCGCATTTTCTTCTTGtagtgataatataaattcaccACGAAGAcacccgcacggtatacgggaggttccaggttcaaaccctggctggggtaatatttttcgcaataaaatttaaaaactatttaatttagaaattacatcaactgaccaaaaccatggtcaaaattaataatgtctcgatgattgatccgaaaaagtgctgtgtgaatccgacaaaccaagttggctcacagtttttcaatgttcatatcgaaaagacgttatatattgccagtcacggtcgatttaaattactttaattgttaaacaaataaaattgattttttctgtaattttattattttttcgattttcaagATCCTGGGGGCACCCTTTCCCTTTATCCGATTGAGCTGAAAtttaacagatttttttttcataaaatggaACCAAACTGGAGGGtagcgcaaaaaaaaatcccCCAAAAAATTTACCAAGAGTAAATAAGAGCCACCCTAATATACATCCATGTGTACATTGTAAtcatacaaatttatatctttatgttGCAGAAAGTAATAAATCAAGTGGTGAAAATTTGGCTCAAGCAAGTGCAAGTGCAAATGCAAGTACCTCTGCAGACACTGAAAATGTATCTAATGAAAACAATGAAGTGGTTATGGATGCTGCAGAAGCAGCCGCACAAAATGTTGATAACGATGAATTTGATTATGAATATAGGATGACAGACAGTGAAAGTATTATAACTTCTAATGATGAAATCTCAGCTATTCCAATGCTATCTCGTCATTTCCGATGTGCTAGTCACACATTAAGTTTGATTGCGACTACAGACACTATAAACGCGATAAATGAATGTCCAAGAATTGAAACAGCTCATAGAAGTGCCATGGATAGATGTCAAGATCTGTGGAAATGCTTAAACTCACCAAAAAAACGAGAAGagttaagaaaatttattagatgcaGTTTGAAAAGACCGGTTCCAACAAGGTGGAATTCTTTATATGATGCGTTAAAACAGATACATTCATTAAGAGGAAAAATAATGAGTTCCGAAGTTCGAAGTATCATACAGACTACAAGGCCATTACGGGATCAGGATTTTGAGTACATCACAGAATATTTGCAATGGTGTAAACCTCTGGCGACAGCGATTGATGTATTACAAGGAGAACAGTATTGTCATTACGGTTATCTTTTACCATCACTGCtaagtattagaaaaaaatgggAATTATTAGTACAAGGCAGTAACCTTGAAATATGCAGACCATTAGttgaaaacttaaaaaataaattagaaagaagATTCtgtgaatatttcaatattgaaGGCAAAGGCGAATTTGCAGCAATAGCTGCATTCACACATccaagatttaaaatatcttggaTGTCTGCTTTAAAAGCAGGTGCTAAAGAAAGAGTGAAAGAGTTGGCACATAATATTATGAGACCCGCCAGAGAGGAACAACCAGTCGCTCCACAATCACAAGATGCTAATGATGATTTCTTCGATTTTGGCGAAAATAATTTGGATTCGTTTCTTACTACGGCATTTGTTCCACAAGGACAAGAAGAAAATGaattaatgagatattttaataaaacctCATTCGATCTTCTGGAAAAATTTCCTTTGGtcaaaaacttatttataaaatacaatactgCATTGCCGTCCTCAGCACCAATAGAAAGGGTTTTTCCATATGCAACTTTACTTAATTTAccaaaatttaatagattatCAGATTCACAGTTTGAAAAGTGGGTATTATACAAGGCaaattcaaaaaagaaatatttatgaataagCATGTTTATAACAACAATACTTTGTAAAGATTTAAACATGACAGAGTATTCGCCAGCTCTCTTGcatgctaaaaaataataaccattcttcaattcctttttttcataataattttcaacctTAATTCGTTTTccaaaatgaaattttttactttccttGGCAGAGTATTCGCCATTTCCtagcatataaaaaaagtaatgtataactattctttatataatccctttttttataataatttctaactTTAATCcgttttccaaaataaaaattatgtaaaataaatttttttaccttccTTGGCAGAGTATTCGCCATTTTccttgcataaaaaaaatgacaacCATTCTACAATCCCTTTTTtcataatgatttttatttttattgatttagaAGGAcgaagataatataaattgaaacttGCATGtcttattacttaaaaaaaaataataactgatTTCCCACGTTTCAGGTGTTGGCTAGAaccttcaaaaatatatttttgattaaagaTCGTTTGGAATTTTGCAATTCGTATCACTTAGGTGTAAAAAaaccaatatattttttaaatcaatataaaaagtatacaagtaaacataaaaacacaacataataattacaacaatacacaatattaaataatgcgtttctatgtaaatatttgtaatatacacatacatatatatatatatatatatttcattgcaatattatctttaatctattttacataatgttatataagTCGTGAGACTATgtgcatatttttcaatataagaaaatacaaatttatagagaaatttggatgttaattatttctttaaacgtcctcttcctctccgTTTTCATTATTACATGACtacgataataaatttgtgttaatttcgaaaaaagGTCATCGGTGACCTGGGaaacgtagacatcgaattcgagaaTTTGgaacacctagacaccgaaaactacggagcgtaCGGCCTGGGTGCTGTCATCTGCGATCTAGGCCACGtagacataaaaattatatatttattactttaattgtaagttttaaATGTGAaaccttttaattaataatatttaaatctgaatttttaattagaggTGATATGtacacaataatttaatatgtaattatggtTCACTTTAGTCGTAATTTACAAGTTAATATTAggtaatttgtaaattaaagtCCTGTAAATCAGAATTCAATATTGTTTTGTGAATTATACTAGCTTTAAAACACGAATCATGAATTAAAGCCTGTGTAATAAACaaaccaaattttaattataaattaaagccGATGCAATTCACAAATCAAAAGtgatttgtgaattaaagCCTGTGCAATTCACAAATCAAAAttgaattatgaattaaaGCCGGTGCAattcacaaattaaaattgatttatgatttaaagCTTTTGTAATTCCACGAATCAAAACtgatttgtgaattaaatCCTGTGTAATtcacaaatcaaaatttatttgtgaattaaagcctgtgtaatttacaaatcaaatttgaattatgaattaaaGCCAGTGCAATTCacaaatcaaaattgatttatgatttaaagCTTTTGTAATTCACGaatcaaaattgatttgtgaattaaagCCTGTGTAATTCacaaatcaaaattgatttatgatttaaagCTTTTGTAATTCACGaatcaaaattgatttgtgaattaaagCCTGTGTAATTCACAAATCAAATttgaattatgaattaaagccggtgcaatttataaatcaaaattgatttatgatttaaagCTTTCGTAATTCACGaatcaaaattgatttgtgaattaaagCCTGTGTAATTcacaaatcaaattttaattatgatttaaagtttagaataattaataattcaaaattgacttatgaattatttttgaattaaatcagaaattgatttaattatttgcaaccCTGCTTTGAaccaccgagaaggtaagtatcgaacgatctctctaattattaatcagactaattaatcttcttttttcaggTTCCTGCCACCGCTGGATCATCGCCGTCGCCGATCAGGATCGTCGCTGCCACCGGAATCCAGGATCAACGAGGGACTTCGAGTGATCGACGCCAATGGATCAGGTGagtagaaggtaagtccaatttaatgaattttcgaaatcttttacgaaaaggatgtttaatttattcaataatattgatttccaGTGATGGTTGTTCACAAAAGTTCAAGTCACACAAGATGTCGGACGTTCGTATACGTAGGCACATACGCCCCGTTTATCTACGACGCACAAAGTTATTTCGGTCTAAAAAGGCCGTTCGTCAATGTAAAGACGACAATTAACGCGTTCCGCGGGCGTTCCCGGTTGTTATGAATGTTGACGAATCGCAATTATCGCACTCGTATAACGTTCGCGGTGACTTAGCGCGACGACGAAAGAGCGAGGCTTATTACGTGTTATTCGCTCGAACAtccccgagagactgcctcgagttgTTTGTCTCGTTCGAGCTCCCCACCATCGGTATCGGTGACCCCCACTCCGACGTCTATTCCGTTTTCTCTCGCTGCTAACTACGCATCTGGCTCCGGTACTTTTCCACGCGGGTGTTTACGCCGTTCGCGCCGAAccccgtggaaatttccacgcgcgtTGCGCTCGCGCGGTCGCTCCGTCCTGGCGACGGGGTAGCGGTTTTCCACCGCGACGAATTTCGCGCGGCCGCTGACGCCGACCTGTGCGCCAGGTCTATTATGATGCATACAACCTCCATCCGGGCGACTTCCCTGAGGAAGACGTCCGGGTGCAGAGCACCAGGCTCGccgacgacgtcgaccccTCCTGACCTTTACGGTGGACCTAGTAAATCGTCTTCCGCGGTTCTTCCCCGTAGAAGATGTCTAGGTCGCGAGATGGCGGACGGTTCCGTAACTTCGTTACCGGTCGTCGGATTTCGACGGCGACCGGACACGGACGTCCACGGGGACGTCCCCGTTCGTCAGGGATATCTTTTCCCTGGGGATGACTCACCTAGTGCGAGATCCCGGACGGTCCGCCATTTCGTTCCCCGGCCGATGGATTTTAACGGGACTCGGTTTCGTGAGCTCGGCGAAGTGCCCCTCGACGTCAGGGGTGCCCAATTCCTGTAGACGACGCACCCGGTGCAAGTTCGCGGACGGTTCGCTATCTCCTGTCCGCGCTTCCGCATCGCGTCGCCAACCCCGTATGCATGACTCGGGGTCCCTGCTTCTTCGTCAGGGACGTATCGTTTCGTCGCAACGCCGTCGGTTATGAAAATTCCCGACGGTCCGCCATAAATTTTCCCGGTGGTCGGATCGCAATTCCAACGCTCGCATTACGTCTCGCGGGACTCCCCTCGCGATCATGGGTCTTAACTTTTCGCGTCCGTCGCGTCGTTTTCGATTTTGCggacggtccgccattttccCTTCGCGCGCCGCTTCCGCCATTCTATGGCGCGCTACTAACTACTCGGGCCTCGGATGGTCACCGGGGTTCCGCAGTCTCCACTCAGCGAACGTGATCGGCCGCCTTGTCGTACGTCTACTGCCCGTTCCACGGACCGTCTCGGCTCGTCCGCTGTGCTGTGGGAAGGTACCCTGGCCACCCGCACGGGAGCCTCCCCTTTCCTGGAAAATGTGGTTGGGCTCAAGCCCCGTCGTGTCGCCGTACGACCTCCCATATCCGCGCCAAcgggaataaaataaaaatgcgtaaacgaaaaataaatatctaaccTCTTCTCGAGGGGTCTGCTGCCTGAGCCTCAACTAAGTGAAAAATACTGGCGCGGTATGATATGCTTATAATTAACCACGCGCCGGATGGAGTCGCTATCCATACTACGATCAACCGAAACGAACTAAATGAAACAAGGATCGTGGTCatcaaaagaaaacaaaactACTATTAATGTCTCCCGACTTTACCCCCATCCTCGGGACGCGGACGCTCAACTTATATCTAAATCGGACGTGGCTCCGCCTCGTCCATCTCGGAACCGTCGCTACCCTCCGGGCTCCTGAACGAG
It includes:
- the LOC139823617 gene encoding uncharacterized protein, with amino-acid sequence MDMLSDSIDNTSVDMRHLQIDNDSRLRTGEIYDSGSSSGNIILSQRSGLSATNSTGAENPTQIQRNSLSAAEKELIDACQKTSYLDGRFFDVVVEDSNITGHITAKCVNCATIVQGDLKVSSNFVRHLKRKHPEKISEYDAHKLSKQRRISESEIIRRVTCRFSQEKFENNVTHFLLDNQLSLQTVENPAFRKMFDDLKIKHGNQPLKHMTRYTVGKRVNDLHNKQVSEIRKAMNSARYVCTTADIWTGSNRRFLGVTAHWIDEKTLDRKSAALACRRFPGTHSFDNIAEMLEGIHTTFGLTCDKIIATITDNGSNFVKAFQEFGIDDPECFSQESNKSSGENLAQASASANASTSADTENVSNENNEVVMDAAEAAAQNVDNDEFDYEYRMTDSESIITSNDEISAIPMLSRHFRCASHTLSLIATTDTINAINECPRIETAHRSAMDRCQDLWKCLNSPKKREELRKFIRCSLKRPVPTRWNSLYDALKQIHSLRGKIMSSEVRSIIQTTRPLRDQDFEYITEYLQWCKPLATAIDVLQGEQYCHYGYLLPSLLSIRKKWELLVQGSNLEICRPLVENLKNKLERRFCEYFNIEGKGEFAAIAAFTHPRFKISWMSALKAGAKERVKELAHNIMRPAREEQPVAPQSQDANDDFFDFGENNLDSFLTTAFVPQGQEENELMRYFNKTSFDLLEKFPLVIGDLGNVDIEFENLEHLDTENYGAYGLGAVICDLGHVPATAGSSPSPIRIVAATGIQDQRGTSSDRRQWISDGCSQKFKSHKMSDVRIRRHIRPVYLRRTKLFRSKKAVRQCKDDN